The genomic stretch CTTGTGTTCGCTAAAGATCTTCGTAACCGCATGATTGTCCGTAACCAGTATAAATCTCCGTCCGTACAAATATTGAAAGTACTTTTTGACACCGAATATAATAGCGTAAGCCTCCTTgtccataggcgtagccagaggggggcatgGGAGGGCCGttgccacccccccccccttaatgttgacattggtgcagaatttcgTTTTCAgtaactctaatagcacaaaacgagcccatagaaacatctgtgtaaagtatcagccagatcaaaaataattgattgaaatgcttgcgctatgttacgtgtaattgcacaggtttttcagttgatccaccatggatattgcagcggcaaaagtaccgggcaaatccgcctgcatcaactagcttggagtattggaaccgagctgtgacaattccttagggatcattcaaataatacataacgcgctcaggggtgggggggtattcagcgaagcgttacattgcgtgtggcaaacatgtaaaattgcgttacgcgggggtgggtgggtattgaattttttgatgatgatggtcccacctcataccccaacatcggtttgagctggacgatttatctatatgagatatttttaaaaacgtgcaatgtaaccagttggcaaacaaataacggactggttattaattccagacatagtaacccttcaaatgaataccaataattaaaaaaaaaaaaaaatgacggatttccaatccaaggctcatccagaacgtttccaacccgaaaattatctggacttgattaggaattgaacctaatgtttaagagcgtgcactaatcagaattggttctagataacgatctagaactacgagagagatgcaatgatactatagttctcgataacgagctctacagatcacaggcaaactcaagccttttcagttttcgctccaaaccctattttaaattgtgaaaacagatgaattgttaaaaagaaagtaaaataatttagaaaatattacaagccaaaaagcaatttgtcaaaccgatatgctttttgtttccatttcaggggtttaaacctgatgtactcatatcaagattgtctatgtcagtctccgcgcgcgtgactcaaacatgtgtagccgactcttttttttttttactctactatttaatattatataattatattcaaacaaaaaatccatcatcatcaatgaacataataacttaatgtaccaaataaattaaaaaaaaaaatatttcaattttacaatcttctttataaatttacaaaaaatctatgctgtctacaaaacagactttatgtgtgaaatacaattcgtttaaactctgccattgttgctgcacggtCTACTTGCCTGGGcattgaattgaaaaagtttattcctttgtacaacagagagctctgtgatcttccaaaaagaaaatttgatgttctggcatcttccgcgtttctagtgttgtacctatgcaaatctcttcctctatcaatccggtcacacaaatatcgaggcgacatattattaaaaattttatatagaaacaccattgtcaaaaaatatactctttgcttcacagaaagccatcgcaatgcgtccagcataaaactcgaggaagtgtatctattacattttaatattaatcgcataattctattttgtaaacgttgcaatctcaatgtttgcgtattgtttgccaggaataaaatggatgagcagaaatctatatgtggtgaaataattgacttgtaCAACTGAATTTTACTTCTAATAGTCAATTCATCCTTTAACCGGCACAAGACACCGTATTTTCTGGCCATTCttttgatgacattatcaatgtgagacttaaaagttaatctgtcatcaataattactccaagatactttattttatttacgcgatcaatcgtctcaccatcaatttcaatatttacgtctagtctggagttggctgaagaaattatcaagtactttgtcttacaaatgtttaactttagttgcttaaatttcaaccaattcactagataatgtaaatcttggtttagaagtgctacaacatcaaacggatgcttcgctgcaatgaacagaacagtgtcatcagcgaataaattaatatcacagaaccgtaaaactcgcttcatgtcattaatgtaaataatgaataaaatgggccctagaacacttccttgcggtacaccaagtgtattagcaatggaatccaaatcaaaatcgttaaaacgagtcttctgagttctagcacacaaatagctttcaaaccatttgtatgctgtccctacgataccaaagcgctccaatgtttgtaacaataagggcctagaaattgtttcaaaagcgcgtttaagatccaaaaacaccgcaagAATAGTTTCTTaagcctcgattttttctttccattttgctaacaccagattcaaagcagactcacaagagtgaccctctcgataacctgattgctctgggattagcaagttattactatttaaataattcatcagctggccttttacaacaagttctaatattttctctaatgtgtgcaacatgttaatgggacggaactcttcggctttattcgtcccagtaatcttggggataggaaccacaagagattccttccaaacttcaggcacatgccccgtttgtaatgattcattaacaaggtccagcaggtcgtgtccaataacataaaagcaatcttgtattacttttgcgttgacattgtcgataccagccgatcttttcaaagaaaaacaaatatctttcaactctgcaaaagtaataggatgaaaaccatcaaagctacagttattattgatcggctgtattatctcgccggttcattgaccaaatcaatgctttgattgatcgattgaacactatcaacgaaataattgttgaatttctctgctattaCTCGCGCTGATTGTTCTCTCAAACCGTCAAATGTTATGGATTGCGGAAAACgatctttatttttcattaatgtttttaatattttccataactctttgctgttattttgatgttgatcgatcttcctctgtatatattcacaacgggcctttttcaaggcgcgtgaatataaattacgcgcgacagtgtacctattccaatcattgttatcgttacttcggccaaattgtttgtactttttatctcttttacgttttaaacgtaaaagatccaaagagtaccagctgttcgatttatccgattcaatgtatttttcaaaaactagacTACTGGTACACTCTTTCAGCGTATTGgtgagaacagctgctttattattcaaatcaCCAGTTATTGggagaaaatccaagcttctcaaaacaagctgagacaatgcctgctttgaatatctattccagcacttaatttttaccttttcatcACGGTTTCGATCATTCTTTatcaaaatacaaattgtctcatggtcTGAAATTTTACAATCGGCCTCTGTAACAGAATGAACGTTGTCAAAATTGGCAAACACGTGATCAATTAATGTACGCGAATGTCTGGAAATTCtcgtaaattctgaaaccgtttgtgttaaattgtaaaagttagcttactgcttcaattgattcgaatttggatcatttaaccaatcaatattgaaatcaccagcaatgacatttaatttgtttaaatcaacgaagttatcccaccagttatctaatatttctaaaaaacgcTGGTTACTTGATCTAGGGGAGTGATATAAAAGTCCGAAGTTTCTAATCGTCATGCCTCCTTCAACTGAAATTCCaaggaaccaattgttttcaacagattcgtttgatagaatgttgaatgttactgattccttggcgtaaatagcaaccccatcagtatgtctggaatgcgaaaggcaaaaagcaactttgtatCCCGGAAAACTAtactgatcaaatgcatcagcatCTACTATGAGTTTCGGTTATAAATACTAACATTGGACGTTTTGTTTCCACAAGATGTcgcaaagcaacataatttgtagataaaccagcaatattcagatataatatttctaacttcctctcacattgcgattcttttagctgctatttactaaaaaacatgttgctttttcttttttcgaacaGTCTCCGATAAACCGGACACTGTGAACTAGAAGCTGGATGTTTACcgtccaaattcattttcaattctttATTTGACTTTAAACAATTCACGCAGTTAAATTCAGTTGAAGAGCAATCAGATGTCTTGTGTTGCCCGCTACATTTGGAACATGTTTCGGGATTAACACACTCCGTGCTTTTAtggccaaattctccacatttaaaACAACGCAAAACATTAATGGCCTCTTGTACAGGACACTtatcccacccaatgcttacttttCCAGCACTCATCAAGGCGTTAGAAGTATCCTTGTCAACTTCAACAATtacattatatttattatatttgaagcgAGTATTTTCGTACTCCGCAATAACTTTTACTTCATTGACGTTGAtgtcattttgacttttcaacagGTCAATGAAGTCTTCAGAGGAATAccgatcactcattcccactATTTCCAACTTTGGTTTCGGAATTGTGGGAATAACAGCACTATACTTTTCACCTAGATTATTCtctatatcttttttcacaacctcaacattatcccctgttgcacactcagcaataatcgagccattctttccgttcctaaaattgctaattttgtgaatttttggatccaatttttctttcaaaaataatctagtgttttcactagattgagaagactcgactggtttgatcacaatgaccggccgagccttacggttctcttttctttgaatttttttaaaaacggcCCCAGTTGACCCGCTAAAACGTTCGCGTAGGTTTGTTTATTGCAACAAAAAAACCTCGTCATCGCGTCTCGTATCGTCCACAATCAGTTCATCGCGTGCTAAAAACATTTTCTTACTGGGATTTGAGTCCGATTCagagtgaaccgttctctcaTTACGTGCTCTCTTTCTGTTCATTGAGGCTGCATTATTTTCCCGATCTTTAATTTCaagatattttttgaaatcattcagcTTACTGGCAACACTGGTTTCAATGCATACCATACTCTCACGCAGAGAGTCACTGACCGATTTCAAAATCATCTCGATACCACTTGAAATTGCCTTGTTTATCTTTGATTCAATTTTGCTTTGGTTATCGGTAAGCGACTGAGACATAGATGACAAAACACCCATAATCTTGGTCAGCTCACCACTCAAAGCATCAATGTTTCCGCCGTCATCTTGGGCTGATAGACATGATACACATACACAACACAATATTATCATTAACATTTAcgactttcgctgctattttgGTCAGTGGTGTGCAAACTCTATGGAATTGAGACTTGCATTTACCAACGCAAATAACAGGAACATCGCTAATGCGAATGGTATTGCCACATTTCGCACAATCAATTATCCCGATACAAACAAGCAGACGCCGCTGCAGACAAATACGCTGGTatcgtccagcagcaacggcagAGGCTATAGGCagcgaacaataaaaaaaacaacaatgaaatttcaatcagcagccgtagcgtctatgtgATATAGACGCGGTGGTCGGCGCTGgcacaaattaaatcaataaaaaacagaataaatcaAAAGCATGCAAAGACACTTCTACTTATACGTTAAGATATCCAATTtggccgtcggatcactagcactagatcacctaTAGCACtttatttcacacaaaaaaaagctttttgaattagacactagtggtacacaagctaccatgttCACCGTATCACGTATGAAAagtgccaaattccgcgttatgtaatatttgaatggttccttaccttgattctcttgtaacctcacttgaaacacggttcgatgaaaatagtgcacctgcctacgcgttgtccttgctgcatcccgctaacgtaatacgcatgtcgttggaagagttcaagcgcaaaaccgaaaatttcgtaattttttaaaaagttgtcaattctgttggagaggtggaagttttgtattaacattgcagcagcatgagagcagaccgtaagaacttggaagagttggatctttTAGACCTGCTAACTAAAGTCCGTTCTTTCTTCCATGCGACTGAGAAAGTAATtcaaattgcacttgctctaccatgtgaAACgcgcacgattgaacgctcgttcagaaCATTACggcgggtgaaaacctggctgaggtcaacaatggttgaacagcggttgagtgctctctgctcgctgagtgttcatcggcagatggtcaacaacaatcgtgaaaagacacatgaaccgcttcagggacgtttgacgtttgatgcccgaagattttattgagaattttgactgtgtcttcaattttcacgtccttgggaagctttgacaggatgtagttgagatagcggctgtgcgaatgggtgtccagcttccggagaagtaaacgtaccttcgccgcattattcagctggcctgcatcgttctcgaagaggtcctggtagcggttaaacaacaacgtccgaacgtaactccgttttcttcgtcgaagacaaactcgatgatgtttagcgaacctatacattagagaaatgacaagacactcaccgttaaggcaactgtcaacatcaaaacgggcgagctgtatgaatttgcattgccgttatccgttttgatgttgacagttgccttaacggtgagtgtcttgtcatttctctaatgtataggttcgctaatgatgttcgaagagagggactccaaaatctgctccggggtttgatactgacgctgctgctgctggaccgctattcgctgtaaaatttgggccatcttgtgaatcttatcttgaattcccggttgcagctgctgatcaactctatcttcttccatgttcgtggattcttgagatcctcgtcgccaagataatatgtccaaaggtttaaatgaacttaagagtttttagtaaagaagatctatttatattcgaggttggacaaagaataatccaattttccactctgatgtcaaggacaacttttcactggttgtcttgatgtaacaatcactagagactagtatttatttctatttttcaaaacacactaaagtcgttttttacgcgggggatacgtgccgcgtaagaaaacgcgtaaattccggaatccgcgtaaaaaccgcgtaaattccggaatccacgtgaaAAAAGCCGCgataaaaacccgcgtaaaaacaaccgcgtaaaaagcgaccttagtgtaccatttttgtacttctaaaattttgaagagcttgccacctccccccccctatttgaaattctggctacgcccatgtccTTGTCTACTTGCATGTACTTTTGTTGTCTAGCATTAAGGCTGTCTGATGTAGatatcgaaggatacgaacgcgaggaggggccatttggtgcttagttgcttacccaacatgcaaattgttggaagccaagtcgaaatcatactcttgagggaatcagatagaccaaaagtggtaaatatccattcaacgatcattttgaatgagatacgtccatcagtggtcggtatttcagattccgatGACTGTTTATtggcggaagcagattgttttcctggtagtttgggaaactctttatcgaaattgttaccctcaggattaagcttgaatcctggaggtgacggcttagcaatattttgcttagAAGGTGGTCCACTTGGGGTATCTGTATGTgttttcttctgctcctttctaggaAGCTTGGGGGAAGATACGCTTGGTCGTTAACGCACGGCTCCACTTGACGGAAGAGGTTGATATacctcttcatcatcattgggatcgtcatgttccaagctggaatatgggttttcctgttgctgtaaggcagtcttcagtatctgtgcaaatgactgcttacagcgttgtttTGGCGATTTTTTTAACGCTTCTGAGCGTTGTTTATACTTCGGACACGACTTCATGTGGATCACCACCACAAAGACAGCATTTTGTCCCTTGATCGCCGCAAGCGTGGTTAATctcggagatttcaccacacttggagcatttAGGTTTCTTGTTGCAGTAGgtcttcgtgtgccctaactgcaaacagttcgtacacgtcatgacttttggaaagaaaagtctCACGGGTAGTCGAAACTTGTGGAGCTCGACAAAATCCGGGAgtacttttccctcaaaagtcactctaaacgagtcatttggggaattttcattgttgtatttaggattggcactcgcgatactggagctaccgatcggataacatttgtttttcacgcttctggatccggattgcatccaagttgagaccgatcgaacatacataaagcAGTCATAATTTGAGAACAGACTGGAATCAGCTGATTGCAACTGTCTCATGGATTGCCTTATACTGAATTCAAGGAGGCTACagccacagaacagatatgcagctaaaaaaccaaaaacgagaccaaatctctttattttaagtatcgacatctagcggtggagagaatgtAAAGTTATTAGAAAATTTCTCTCATATAACGAAATAGTAACGAAAATATTAATTTACCATCCCGCCTAATGGTGTCCTACAACTTAGACTAAGTTAAGTCATCAATGAATCTTACTGTcataaagtttgttttttttgtactgttaatatttatatttatttgttcaattttacGAACGTTTAAGGATCGAATTAGGCTGCCGTTTTTAGAACAGGATAGGAAAAATCGAACcgctttgcaatttgtttcacgAATTCTACATACAAATCCCGACAAATATTTCAAAACGCCAGTCTCAGCACTTCCTCCATGCCACATTCCGCTTCTTCTGCCTCGATACCAacattttgacgttggactaacgtctatatcgaagttaggcacctgaatttcaaaatctagtaattcaaccagggaaaaccaggaaaaagtggtcaggttttgagcgcttatatatcagtcatttcttttcagaatttcgaggttttggcatcaaccgatcagaaattcttttacggttgaatttatgtaacaaaactaacctattgttcgagatacactattgaaaaattgataaatcacatcgattgtctaaatcataccgagcaaccaatcaccacctctcttcacaagcacagtcgacactaacggatacaaccgatctgactttgcaaacagtctcgcagctttcaaccaataacgagctcgctttcggtagctgcaacaggtgtttcaacaccgttttaaaatgcttcttttatcattaccactgaacagattctaaacaccaatggcttgattgataggggaaatattgcgcaagattgtcatataataatttaaatatgttttcgatactaaactagttaaaagttgtgttaaaagtcgtgcacattcaaccaatcacaagctcgcttcttgtttgctcgcggatggatttttgctttgggctatataatagcctgtgtcgtctcatagcaagtggaaggcctcatcagttaacaagtggaaggccaccaggccggtcttgtataatcagcagcggtggctgattccagcggccaaactgagctgcagcagaaccagagcggtggtatcaggcagcagcggcggaggtagtgggcagctgcatttcttcattcagttcggttcttcttcgatctgagttggaccccaccagcggtaatccaattcagatatcgttgggtgaaaacgttgggtgtgtgtgcagtgtgtgcagtgtgcacatatagcgtatgtgcatctgtattgctatgacatttgcgatgatagggatggtgctgttgcgtgtgtatggctagctatagcgtgtgtaagacactagcatgtgtagcatattatggctattgcgtgtatatcttcagggtgtgtacggatagttatagcttgtgtgtggatagctgctgcgtgtgtaatgattagttatagcgtatgtatggatagtaatagcacatggttggatagcttatgcgtgtgtatagatagttgtatcggatgtatggaaaggaatagcgtgtgtatggatagcttcggcatgtgtgtataaaaaactatagctacagcgtgtgtatgaatagttttaacgcgtgtttagatagttatagcatgtgtgtgaataactatagcgggagtttatcgaagattattattgtcattgaaaatattaaaatgtcttaacgaacacagttgtgaatttgattttacagcagcgttttaacttcttcagccagtcttaattcatcgaggaaaaattactacctatgaatgatcaacacttatttactagaaatttgatttagatcaaaacgggttcttttgagtatcataaattattggtaaaaagagttgcaagttttctcaatgagcattcattaaattttcgtttttgtttctcggtgcgcggttttgattttgtttctcgcacacagagaaagaaacaaacttgtcgctatcgtgaaaaataacaaaacaattagaaatgctctaaatcacaactgaagaagttaagatattatcctgtcactcgcccaaaccttgataacaactaccgaaaaacgtgtgattgagctcttgctatattgagttattgaaccaaacgtttttgtttttcaaatacatgaagttatatgctgggctggaactaacctagcatgagttttatcgattaaatgtcaaacaattttcaaatctaaaattttcgtttgaatcgttctgggctccaatttcagaaagtttcgtaaagtttgctttttgcttagataggaaaattttaccaattcgctcaattaaatgattgtcttggtagtgcagcaaacaaaaggttgattcgaatatgtatgaaatgacagcgattaaataaaagatatccattcttttagtatatattattatttataacattttaacgtctcagcattcagaaatgcactgttagataaaattgcagcaaatactagagttgcaattctctctattatttgttttaatggaatataagaataccgtagtccaacgtcatgcggtcgtgtcttgaataccaccctcctacttttttcacaaaagtttgaAAATCTTTAGATCGAATTCAACATTTGAAGTTAATTTCAGTTCGACGGAATAACGAAAAaactgtaaaatctgtatttttggaaatattctGTAATTCAGTAACACAAATTCTGTATTGCTTCcttaattcgaaaatctgtgcaatacagaaaaatctttatatgtggcatccctgcttaGCTGTGAACCGTCATTAGTCGGAGAAGTACAAATGTTCTGTATCAATTGACGAAGGGTGCGGCTTTTCATTAATTCCTTCTTGCACATTACTTCTGCAAACGCCGTTTTGACGTTTACGATTATAGCAAAACCAGTATAGCGAGGGGCCACTAATGCATTCGATCATTAGCACACATAGACATTGCTTTAAAAATTGTGTACGCTAGTTGCTTTGCTTTGAGCTAGAATTTAAGTTTTTGGGGTTTATATACCTCGTTTGCGTGCGGAATTGACTGgattaagtgaaaattgtttgtGTTTATTGTAATTGGTAGCAGTTTCAATCAGGATGGGGATAAATTcggtttatttattcatttttgggGTTGTGTTTATAAGCTTCGCCGTGCAAATGGGTGTGTATACCATGATGATGCTCAATCGATCACGTATCGTTAAAGTTTATGTTTAGTGATTTGGCTAGAAATTGTGTCCAAAATTTACCTTTTATTGTTACAATTGGCCCCTAAATACAATATTAAGTTGTAATTCTCGTTTATTTTGATACATTTCTCATATTCGTGTCGAATTTGTAACGAATTTCTAGCTATTAGATGTAGAGATAAACCAGCAACAGGCTGATGTAGAGCATTGAAGCAATTAATGCAGTGGTAGGCTGAATTTTCTAATACAAGAGTACCGTTTCAGGATTTGCGATAAAATGTTGGGAGTGTCGATCGGACTCCGATCCGAAATGTTCCGACCCATTCGACAATAGTACACTGTCTATAACGGACTGCAGGCAGGTTGAACCTAAGGAGCATCTACCGGGAGTTAGAGCCACCATGTGTCGTAAAATTCGCCAAAAAGGTAAATTGCTGTGGTTCTGTTGCTGGAACATATTAACAAAATATGCCTTTTTCAAGTTCATGGCGAATGGCGTTACTTCCGGAGCTGTGCATTTATGGGTGAACCCGGAATAGAGGGAGACGAACGATTTTGTCTGATGCGAAGTGGAACCTATAATATTTTCATGGAATATTGCACGTGCAACAGCAAGGATGGCTGCAACAGTGCTGCACAGTACACACCTCATCTTCTATACATCCTCGGGGTTTCAATACtcagtttcatttttaattgtttattttaaGAATGTATTTTAATCTCTACCGCTCGAAATCAGATAAGTATTAACTGATCTGATTAGTAACAACATAAGAGTTACTAAGACTATCACAATGATAAAGTAATACCTCTGTGCTTTACTGGAACTTTCCATTACTATGTGCCTTTCCACTGAATAATGTTTTAGCTGTATGTTTTATATCTAATTTAAACGTTTTGTGGAGcaggagaaaaaataatttagccTTAAGCATAATTTACAAGAAACTATTCCGTCCCAAAACGAGTttagatttttaaataaatataaatttgcattttattttcaagtACAATAGAACTGTAAATATGTACTGTAGAGCATTTTTAAAAGTGCTTAATAAAGATAGTTTTTTCATACacagttttatttgtttttttcaagCATACTTTCttcttgcaaaaaaaatagaaaattcacTGTCGATATGGAAATCTTACAAGCTGGCATTGGTTGATGATTTTTGAcgtttattttcctaaaaactAGTAGAGCAAGTTTTGATAACAAGTAAATTATCTTTAGAATCAACAATACGGAAATGTATTTTCGTTACATCAATATTTCGCTACTAATTTGGCCATCAGAAAACTGCTTGTCTTGTGATTTATTCGGACGACGGAAAACTAgcaaatttattataaaaaaaagaatacCTACAATTCTATTTCAATAATTATACATACTTCATGTAGACGCAGTGGCGTAGCTTAACCGGGCGGAAAATTTGGCACCCCCCTTTTcccatgggtgtcacccccgccaggttgcagtgaaatcattttgttacccaaaattgtgagagatatcacgttcgttttcgatttaactaaatctaccgatttttgaaaaaatggttgCGATTATTTTCTTGAaagtaaatttatataattttcggggtTTCACAGTGACCTCCACCTAATTGATAGTTAATCTCACGGATATCACCCTAttgaaggtgacacgtatgaaaattttcctcatgggtgtcaccccctgaagggtgacacccggggcggaccgcccccgccgcccccaccacgctacgccagtgtgTAG from Wyeomyia smithii strain HCP4-BCI-WySm-NY-G18 chromosome 3, ASM2978416v1, whole genome shotgun sequence encodes the following:
- the LOC129728334 gene encoding uncharacterized protein LOC129728334 translates to MGINSVYLFIFGVVFISFAVQMGFAIKCWECRSDSDPKCSDPFDNSTLSITDCRQVEPKEHLPGVRATMCRKIRQKVHGEWRYFRSCAFMGEPGIEGDERFCLMRSGTYNIFMEYCTCNSKDGCNSAAQYTPHLLYILGVSILSFIFNCLF